In a single window of the Desulfovibrio mangrovi genome:
- a CDS encoding PhoH family protein — translation MSAQPTTRALEFDDARLANELFGPQNSNLALIAEKSGVTLNTRGATLLASSEDEKELHTVLNLMTQLYGLLKSGSPLFPRDVVYAYGMIAREPATDLKTIFKEAVFVASPKKTITPKTLSQRDYVAALRENDMVFAVGPAGTGKTYLAVAMALSKLLSKQVKRIILTRPAVEAGEKLGFLPGDMVEKVNPYLRPLYDALHDMLDFEKVSEMLETGVIEIAPLAFMRGRTLNDAFIILDEAQNTTPEQMKMFLTRLGFGSRAVITGDITQIDLPAGDRGRSLPRSGLVDAQRILDGVKGIRFLSFHEDDVIRHPLVGRIVQAYERSQTTDFRKKD, via the coding sequence ATGTCAGCACAACCTACTACACGAGCGCTTGAGTTCGATGATGCCCGCCTCGCCAACGAGCTGTTCGGCCCGCAGAACAGCAACCTGGCCCTTATAGCGGAAAAAAGCGGCGTCACACTGAACACACGCGGTGCAACCCTTCTTGCCTCTTCGGAAGACGAGAAGGAACTGCACACCGTTCTCAACCTGATGACACAGCTCTATGGACTGCTGAAATCAGGCAGCCCCTTGTTCCCCCGCGATGTGGTCTATGCGTACGGCATGATTGCCAGAGAACCCGCAACAGACCTCAAAACCATCTTCAAGGAAGCCGTTTTCGTGGCTTCCCCCAAGAAGACCATCACCCCCAAGACCCTGAGCCAGCGTGATTACGTTGCCGCCCTGCGCGAAAACGACATGGTATTCGCCGTGGGCCCCGCAGGCACCGGCAAGACCTATCTCGCCGTTGCCATGGCGCTTTCCAAACTGCTCTCCAAACAGGTCAAACGCATCATCCTGACCCGTCCTGCCGTGGAAGCAGGAGAAAAACTCGGCTTCCTTCCCGGCGACATGGTGGAAAAGGTCAATCCCTACCTCCGCCCACTGTATGATGCTCTGCATGATATGCTTGATTTCGAAAAAGTTTCCGAAATGCTGGAAACCGGTGTCATAGAGATCGCTCCGCTCGCATTCATGCGCGGAAGGACACTCAACGACGCATTCATCATTCTGGATGAAGCGCAGAACACAACTCCCGAGCAGATGAAGATGTTTCTGACCCGTCTCGGTTTCGGTTCACGTGCAGTGATCACGGGTGATATCACCCAGATCGACCTGCCGGCCGGAGACAGGGGAAGAAGCCTCCCCCGTTCGGGACTGGTGGATGCTCAACGCATCCTCGACGGCGTCAAGGGAATCCGCTTCCTCTCATTCCATGAAGATGACGTTATCCGTCACCCCCTGGTGGGACGGATAGTACAAGCCTATGAACGCAGCCAAACAACTGATTTCAGGAAAAAAGACTAA